A stretch of the Brevundimonas sp. MF30-B genome encodes the following:
- a CDS encoding bifunctional riboflavin kinase/FAD synthetase: MTHGVQIVRDWRGLSPELTGAAVAVGAFDGVHRGHRAVIAQAAEAARTLGAPLGVVSFDPHPRRWFQPEAAPFRLMSADQMATALTPLGVKRLYLLPFDAEMAAMSDADFARRVLSEGLGVVHAAVGFDFTFGKGRSGSPEALKAYGRDLGFTVSVAERIDDASGLKLSSSAVREALAAGDMDRAAAILGRPFAIAGEVVHGDKRGRTIGVPTANVRMGDYMRPAYGVYATRTRLADGRVIDGVANLGVRPMFETPEPLLEVWLFGFDESLYGQVIETELVAFLRGELKFDGLDALKAQIDADAQAAKAALNR, encoded by the coding sequence GTGACCCACGGCGTTCAGATCGTCCGCGACTGGCGTGGGCTGAGCCCTGAGCTGACGGGCGCGGCCGTGGCGGTCGGCGCGTTCGACGGCGTGCATCGCGGCCACCGCGCCGTGATCGCCCAGGCCGCCGAGGCTGCGCGAACCCTGGGCGCGCCGCTGGGCGTCGTCAGCTTCGATCCCCATCCGCGCCGCTGGTTCCAGCCCGAGGCCGCCCCCTTTCGGCTGATGAGCGCCGACCAGATGGCCACAGCCCTGACGCCGCTGGGCGTGAAGCGCCTGTATCTTCTGCCCTTTGACGCCGAGATGGCGGCCATGAGCGACGCTGATTTCGCGCGACGCGTGCTGTCCGAGGGCCTTGGGGTCGTCCACGCCGCCGTCGGCTTCGACTTCACCTTCGGCAAGGGCCGCAGCGGCTCGCCCGAGGCGCTGAAGGCCTATGGCCGCGACCTGGGGTTCACCGTCTCGGTGGCCGAGCGGATCGACGACGCCTCAGGGCTGAAACTGTCGTCCAGCGCGGTGCGCGAGGCGCTGGCGGCCGGCGACATGGACCGCGCCGCCGCCATCCTGGGCCGCCCCTTCGCCATCGCCGGCGAAGTGGTGCACGGCGACAAGCGCGGCCGCACCATCGGCGTGCCGACCGCCAATGTCCGCATGGGCGATTACATGCGCCCAGCCTACGGGGTCTATGCGACGCGCACGCGCCTGGCCGACGGCCGGGTGATCGACGGGGTGGCCAACCTGGGCGTTCGGCCGATGTTCGAGACGCCCGAACCCCTACTGGAAGTCTGGCTGTTCGGTTTCGACGAGAGCCTCTACGGCCAGGTCATCGAGACCGAACTGGTCGCCTTCCTGCGCGGCGAACTGAAGTTCGACGGCCTGGACGCCCTGAAGGCCCAGATCGACGCCGACGCGCAAGCCGCGAAAGCAGCGCTTAATCGATAG
- a CDS encoding DUF1176 domain-containing protein, producing the protein MSARQAVAAALGLTLLAACSAEEDAPRPAGPNVPGPAAASPSESHTETRKFRGWLAVCDNGRDCFAFAGPVDGDTGWLRIALPAGPDARPAVWAGRAAWDEADQPLVVEVDGRQWPTGAPEPQDGGDIGAQGVVTQDVSGLINALGQSRSIRLLAGGQPVAVLSPSGAAAALLWLDERQGRLGTDTAVFRKGDRPAAAVPAGPALPPAPRPTGLAQPLEARRAPAAAELLLKIVACRADMAERKDLEIPDQGWRLPDGRHLWAIPCFVGAYNVGQSWTITDAAGGQSRLLSLPSSRSALDETVNGEFDPATQTLTAFNKGRGLGDCGILSRWVWTGDAFALESESEMRECWGAPPEAWPTTWRTR; encoded by the coding sequence GTGAGCGCGAGACAGGCCGTCGCCGCCGCCCTTGGGCTGACCCTGCTGGCGGCCTGCAGCGCCGAAGAGGATGCGCCCCGCCCGGCTGGGCCCAACGTCCCCGGCCCGGCGGCGGCGAGCCCGTCCGAAAGCCATACCGAGACGCGGAAGTTTCGCGGCTGGCTGGCGGTCTGCGACAATGGCCGGGACTGCTTCGCCTTCGCCGGCCCCGTTGATGGGGACACGGGCTGGCTTCGCATCGCCCTGCCGGCGGGACCGGACGCGCGCCCCGCGGTCTGGGCCGGGCGAGCCGCCTGGGATGAAGCCGACCAGCCTTTGGTCGTCGAAGTCGATGGCCGACAGTGGCCCACGGGGGCGCCTGAGCCTCAAGACGGCGGCGATATCGGGGCTCAAGGCGTCGTGACGCAGGACGTCTCGGGCCTGATCAACGCCCTGGGCCAGAGCCGCTCGATAAGGCTGCTCGCAGGCGGTCAACCCGTCGCGGTGCTGTCGCCGTCGGGAGCCGCGGCGGCCTTGCTATGGCTGGATGAGCGTCAGGGCCGACTGGGCACGGACACTGCCGTGTTCCGCAAGGGCGACCGCCCGGCCGCCGCCGTGCCGGCAGGGCCGGCCCTTCCCCCGGCCCCTCGCCCGACCGGCTTGGCGCAGCCTCTCGAAGCCCGCCGCGCGCCCGCCGCCGCCGAGCTGCTGCTCAAGATCGTTGCCTGTCGGGCCGACATGGCCGAGCGCAAGGATCTAGAGATTCCGGACCAGGGCTGGCGGCTGCCTGACGGCCGGCATTTGTGGGCCATACCGTGCTTCGTCGGGGCCTATAATGTCGGCCAGTCTTGGACCATCACCGATGCGGCCGGCGGACAGTCTCGCCTGCTCAGCCTGCCCTCGTCTCGCAGCGCCCTGGACGAGACCGTCAACGGCGAGTTCGATCCGGCGACCCAGACCCTGACGGCGTTCAACAAGGGAAGAGGCCTGGGCGACTGCGGGATACTGTCGCGCTGGGTCTGGACCGGCGACGCCTTCGCCCTGGAGAGTGAAAGCGAAATGCGTGAATGCTGGGGCGCGCCGCCCGAGGCCTGGCCGACGACCTGGCGGACGCGCTGA
- a CDS encoding DUF3828 domain-containing protein, whose product MRRAAVLALAALAAACSEPAQNAEPAPTAETAPALAGREAVYEAARGTPEAFVRALYASYAASETPPAAGQDPVHSRMLNAMIGEDSRQRRTLSVDPICQCPPGSTDVTLQSVSIADERPTTARAQVAFTQGGETRTQTLSLLKEGPLWRVDDIQPEGGRPVSETLMASID is encoded by the coding sequence ATGCGCCGCGCCGCCGTCCTCGCCCTCGCCGCCCTCGCCGCCGCCTGTTCTGAGCCGGCTCAGAACGCCGAGCCGGCGCCGACCGCCGAGACCGCGCCTGCGCTGGCGGGCAGAGAAGCTGTTTACGAGGCGGCGCGCGGCACGCCCGAAGCCTTCGTTCGCGCGCTCTACGCCTCCTACGCTGCGTCCGAGACGCCGCCGGCCGCCGGTCAGGACCCCGTCCATTCGCGCATGCTGAACGCCATGATCGGCGAGGACAGCCGCCAGCGCCGCACCCTGTCGGTCGACCCGATCTGCCAGTGCCCGCCCGGTTCGACCGACGTGACGCTTCAGTCCGTCAGCATCGCCGACGAACGGCCGACCACCGCCCGCGCCCAGGTCGCCTTCACCCAGGGCGGCGAAACCCGCACCCAGACCCTGTCGCTGCTGAAGGAAGGCCCGCTGTGGCGCGTCGATGACATCCAGCCCGAGGGCGGGCGCCCGGTCAGCGAGACGCTGATGGCGTCTATCGATTAA
- a CDS encoding DUF2945 domain-containing protein → MTEKTFKAGDKVRWDHSQGSTTGKVVKKLTSATQIKGHKVAASKNHPEYLVESGKTGARAAHRPQELRKA, encoded by the coding sequence ATGACGGAAAAAACCTTCAAGGCTGGCGACAAGGTGCGCTGGGACCACAGTCAGGGGTCCACCACCGGCAAGGTGGTCAAGAAGCTGACCTCCGCCACCCAGATAAAGGGCCACAAGGTCGCCGCGTCCAAGAATCATCCCGAATATCTGGTGGAAAGCGGCAAGACCGGTGCGCGGGCGGCGCACCGGCCGCAGGAGCTGCGAAAGGCGTGA
- a CDS encoding TerC family protein produces the protein MFDIAPLVTDPAAWAALVTLIVMEVVLGIDNLIFISILSNKLPPEHRSRVRRIGISLALIMRLALLSTIAWIVTLTAPIFSVMGNAFSWKDVILILGGLFLVWKATKEIHHTVDPKPSKDLLEKNKKDIVINNAGAAIFQIILIDLVFSIDSILTAVGMTEHLPIMVIAVLVAITVMLLAADPLGDFIDKNPTVVMLALGFLLMIGMVLIAEGFGAHVPKGYIYAAMAFSAGVEALNMWGRRSSAKRTAAEEALLARAEADEAEAKAQKAEARAEAEPNAKV, from the coding sequence ATGTTCGATATCGCACCTCTCGTCACCGACCCGGCGGCTTGGGCGGCCCTTGTCACGCTCATTGTCATGGAAGTCGTGCTAGGCATCGACAACCTGATCTTCATCTCCATCTTGTCGAACAAGCTGCCGCCCGAGCATCGCTCGCGGGTGCGGCGCATCGGCATTTCGCTGGCGCTGATCATGCGCCTGGCGCTGCTTTCAACGATCGCCTGGATCGTGACTCTGACCGCCCCGATCTTCTCGGTCATGGGCAACGCCTTCTCGTGGAAGGACGTGATCCTGATCCTGGGCGGCCTGTTCCTTGTCTGGAAGGCGACCAAGGAGATCCATCACACGGTCGATCCCAAGCCCAGCAAGGACCTGTTGGAGAAGAACAAGAAGGATATCGTAATCAACAACGCCGGTGCGGCGATCTTCCAGATCATCCTGATCGACCTCGTCTTCTCGATCGATTCGATCCTGACGGCGGTCGGGATGACCGAGCACCTGCCTATCATGGTCATCGCGGTGCTGGTGGCCATCACCGTCATGCTGCTCGCGGCCGACCCGCTGGGCGACTTCATCGACAAGAACCCGACCGTGGTCATGCTGGCCCTCGGCTTCCTCCTGATGATCGGCATGGTGCTGATCGCAGAGGGTTTCGGCGCCCATGTGCCTAAGGGCTACATATACGCCGCCATGGCTTTCTCGGCGGGTGTCGAGGCTTTGAACATGTGGGGGCGCCGCTCTTCGGCCAAGCGCACTGCGGCCGAAGAGGCCCTGCTGGCCCGCGCCGAGGCCGATGAGGCTGAAGCCAAGGCGCAGAAGGCGGAAGCTCGCGCCGAGGCCGAGCCGAACGCCAAGGTCTGA
- the cckA gene encoding cell cycle histidine kinase CckA, with amino-acid sequence MAAAPSDIRRPAFDPWLLLMAVGLAVAVAALAWPAFRAGPLTTPGLILILAAAAVGLMALLGFSRAEPRAPSGDASVDLLDALAEPAALVLAGGQVLAFNAAWAAENGTMTSLPRPAPGRSAQALYMAFAQARQGEAGRAIVPIGEREVEVVVARAGEGRFLVRAAPEAALTISPAEPAAAPSFTPGEARAMAAGAPFGSAVIGGEDLFTGRIEEANPAFGQLTGPAAAGDAAFGHLFDPAGVTEARARLAEGSSGPLDLAPRAWPDRVLHLYVAPEGDKRRIWLFDVSTQKSMELQLSQAQKMQAVGQLAGGVAHDFNNLLTAIQLQLSGLLERHPVGDPSYEGLNEIRQTAIRAADLVRKLLAFSRKSTVRRERLDLAELVSEFAVLLRRLLREDVRLETDHGRDLPAVVADKSQLETAVMNLAVNARDAMRGVVEPGSGVVTIRTRRLEAAEARVQGWSGAPDGEVALIEVADTGPGVPPELMDKIFEPFFTTKAVNEGTGMGLATVYGIVQQAGGHIDVTAAPGGGACFRIFLPAAGEAELAEVQPVEVKAVKAPRDLSGAGRILFVEDEAAVRGIAARLLRQRGYEVIEAADGEEALELAEEWAGRIDMLISDVIMPGLDGPALLKKARPYLGDAPVMFISGYAESDFSDLLQDEAGVSFLPKPLDIKTLAERVKQQLHSG; translated from the coding sequence ATGGCCGCCGCCCCTTCCGATATCCGTCGTCCCGCCTTCGATCCCTGGCTGCTGCTGATGGCGGTCGGGCTGGCCGTGGCGGTCGCCGCCCTGGCCTGGCCGGCCTTTCGCGCCGGACCGCTGACCACGCCCGGCCTGATCCTGATCCTGGCGGCGGCGGCCGTCGGCCTGATGGCCTTGCTGGGCTTTTCGCGCGCCGAGCCGCGCGCGCCGTCAGGGGACGCCTCGGTCGACCTGCTGGACGCCTTGGCCGAGCCCGCCGCCCTGGTGCTGGCCGGCGGTCAGGTGCTGGCCTTCAACGCCGCCTGGGCCGCCGAGAACGGCACCATGACCAGCCTGCCGCGGCCCGCGCCCGGCCGATCGGCCCAGGCGCTGTACATGGCCTTCGCCCAGGCCCGTCAGGGCGAGGCCGGACGCGCCATCGTGCCGATCGGCGAGCGAGAGGTCGAGGTGGTGGTGGCCCGCGCCGGCGAAGGCCGCTTCCTGGTTCGCGCCGCGCCCGAGGCCGCCCTGACGATCAGCCCGGCCGAGCCCGCCGCGGCGCCCAGCTTCACGCCCGGTGAGGCGCGCGCCATGGCCGCCGGCGCGCCTTTCGGATCCGCGGTGATCGGCGGGGAGGACCTGTTCACCGGCCGCATCGAGGAGGCCAACCCCGCCTTCGGCCAGCTGACCGGCCCGGCCGCCGCCGGCGACGCCGCCTTCGGCCATCTGTTCGACCCCGCCGGCGTGACCGAGGCCCGCGCCCGCCTGGCCGAGGGCTCGTCCGGCCCGCTGGATCTGGCGCCGCGCGCCTGGCCCGACCGGGTTCTGCACCTCTATGTCGCGCCCGAGGGCGACAAGCGCCGCATCTGGCTGTTCGACGTCTCGACCCAGAAGTCCATGGAGCTTCAGCTGTCGCAGGCGCAGAAGATGCAGGCGGTCGGCCAGCTGGCCGGCGGCGTGGCGCACGACTTCAACAATCTGCTGACGGCCATCCAGCTGCAGCTCAGCGGCCTCCTAGAGCGCCACCCGGTTGGCGACCCCTCCTACGAGGGGCTGAACGAGATCCGCCAGACCGCCATCCGCGCCGCCGATCTGGTGCGCAAGCTGCTGGCCTTCTCTCGCAAGTCCACGGTGCGGCGCGAGCGGCTGGACCTGGCCGAGCTGGTCAGCGAGTTCGCCGTGCTGCTGCGTCGTCTGCTGCGCGAGGACGTGCGGCTGGAGACCGACCACGGCCGCGACCTGCCCGCCGTCGTCGCCGACAAGAGCCAGCTGGAGACGGCCGTCATGAACCTGGCGGTCAATGCGCGCGACGCCATGCGCGGCGTGGTCGAGCCCGGCTCGGGGGTGGTCACCATCCGCACCCGTCGGCTCGAGGCTGCTGAGGCCCGCGTCCAGGGCTGGTCCGGGGCGCCGGACGGCGAGGTCGCCCTGATCGAGGTCGCCGACACCGGGCCGGGCGTGCCGCCCGAGCTGATGGACAAGATTTTCGAGCCCTTCTTCACCACCAAGGCGGTGAACGAGGGCACCGGCATGGGCCTGGCCACCGTCTACGGCATCGTCCAGCAGGCGGGCGGCCACATCGATGTGACGGCCGCGCCCGGCGGCGGCGCCTGTTTCCGCATCTTCCTGCCGGCCGCCGGCGAGGCCGAACTGGCCGAGGTGCAGCCCGTCGAAGTCAAGGCCGTCAAGGCGCCGCGCGACCTGTCCGGCGCCGGCCGCATCCTGTTCGTCGAGGACGAGGCGGCCGTGCGCGGCATCGCCGCCCGCCTGCTGCGCCAACGCGGCTACGAGGTCATCGAGGCCGCCGACGGCGAAGAGGCGCTGGAGCTGGCCGAGGAATGGGCCGGTCGGATCGACATGCTGATCTCCGACGTCATCATGCCCGGCCTGGACGGACCGGCCCTGCTGAAGAAGGCCCGCCCCTATCTGGGCGACGCGCCGGTCATGTTCATCTCGGGCTATGCCGAGAGCGACTTCTCGGACCTGCTTCAGGACGAGGCGGGCGTGTCCTTCCTGCCCAAGCCGCTGGACATCAAGACCCTGGCCGAGCGCGTCAAACAGCAACTCCATTCCGGCTGA
- a CDS encoding F0F1 ATP synthase subunit delta codes for MADLFRTTEVGGRYAQALFDLADETGALDAVRADLKSLRAAWGESADLRRAMTSPIIPADDQQKALVAIAAAAGFNSATRNFLGLLGQNHRARDLPAVIAGFEVLYAKKTGVVAAEVVSAQPLSAAQSKSIQSALRQALGRDPELTARVDPSILGGLKVKVGSKLFDASLKTKLDQMKFALKRA; via the coding sequence GTGGCTGATCTTTTCAGAACGACCGAAGTCGGCGGACGCTACGCCCAAGCGCTGTTCGATCTGGCCGACGAAACAGGCGCGCTGGACGCCGTGCGGGCCGATCTGAAGAGCCTGCGCGCTGCGTGGGGCGAGAGCGCGGACCTGCGCCGCGCCATGACCAGCCCGATCATTCCCGCAGACGATCAGCAGAAGGCCTTGGTCGCCATCGCCGCTGCGGCCGGCTTCAATTCGGCGACGCGCAACTTCCTGGGTCTGCTGGGCCAGAATCACCGCGCCCGCGACCTGCCCGCCGTCATCGCCGGGTTCGAGGTCCTGTACGCCAAGAAGACGGGCGTGGTCGCCGCCGAGGTCGTTTCGGCCCAGCCGCTGAGCGCCGCCCAGTCGAAATCGATCCAGTCCGCGCTGCGTCAGGCGCTGGGCCGCGATCCCGAACTCACCGCCCGCGTCGATCCGTCGATCCTGGGCGGCCTGAAGGTCAAGGTCGGCTCGAAGCTCTTCGACGCCTCGCTGAAGACCAAGCTCGACCAGATGAAGTTCGCGCTCAAGCGCGCCTAA
- a CDS encoding TIGR01459 family HAD-type hydrolase → MTLPHPLPALSAVAGDYDILLCDVWGVIHNGRESWPEACEALTRFNAAGGHVVLISNSPRPSSDVVGQLDGLGVPRESWKAFVTSGDATRAELARRAPGPAWIIGPDRDWPLYEGLGLDLAEGAGDAAFVSVTGPRDDATETPEDYRERLIPAVERDLELICANPDRVVQKGDRLIYCGGALADLYEALGGRVVMAGKPFGPIYDLALKEATALLGRAVDRSRVLCIGDGVVTDVLGANAQALDCLFIAQGIHGDKARGEDGALDPARAGELLKAETAYARYAALDLRW, encoded by the coding sequence ATGACCCTGCCTCATCCGCTGCCCGCCCTGTCCGCCGTCGCCGGGGACTATGACATCCTGCTGTGCGACGTCTGGGGGGTGATCCACAACGGGCGCGAAAGCTGGCCCGAGGCGTGCGAGGCCCTGACGCGGTTCAATGCGGCGGGCGGCCATGTGGTGCTGATCTCCAACTCGCCGCGCCCCTCGTCCGACGTGGTGGGGCAGCTGGATGGGCTGGGCGTGCCGCGCGAAAGCTGGAAGGCCTTCGTCACTTCGGGCGACGCCACGCGGGCGGAACTGGCGCGTCGCGCGCCGGGGCCGGCCTGGATCATCGGGCCGGATCGCGACTGGCCGCTGTACGAGGGGCTGGGGCTGGACCTGGCCGAGGGCGCGGGCGACGCGGCCTTCGTCTCGGTCACCGGCCCGCGCGACGACGCGACCGAGACGCCCGAGGACTATCGCGAGCGCCTGATCCCCGCGGTCGAGCGCGATCTGGAGCTGATCTGCGCCAACCCCGACCGCGTCGTCCAGAAGGGCGACCGGCTGATCTATTGCGGCGGCGCGCTGGCCGACCTTTACGAGGCGCTGGGCGGACGGGTGGTCATGGCTGGCAAGCCCTTCGGCCCGATCTACGATTTGGCGCTGAAGGAGGCGACGGCGCTGCTGGGCCGCGCCGTCGATCGCTCGCGCGTGCTGTGCATCGGCGACGGGGTAGTGACCGACGTGCTGGGCGCCAACGCCCAGGCCCTGGATTGCCTGTTCATCGCGCAAGGAATTCATGGTGACAAAGCGCGTGGCGAAGACGGTGCGCTGGACCCGGCGCGGGCCGGCGAACTGCTGAAGGCGGAGACGGCCTACGCCCGCTACGCCGCGCTCGACCTGCGCTGGTGA
- a CDS encoding MaoC family dehydratase: MVETVQQHPSGGYILDELFVGMTAEKVVDVTEDRIARFAEASDDFNPVHMDEAFASKTAYRGRIAHGLLSASFGSAVVGTILPGAGSIYISQTLAFHKPVRIGDAVVARISVASIDPESARVALRCDGYVDGELIMEGEAVVRVPRRRRPTRG; this comes from the coding sequence ATGGTTGAGACAGTTCAGCAACATCCGTCGGGCGGCTACATCCTCGACGAACTCTTCGTGGGCATGACGGCCGAAAAGGTCGTGGACGTGACCGAGGACCGGATCGCGCGCTTCGCCGAGGCTTCCGACGACTTCAACCCCGTGCACATGGACGAGGCCTTCGCCTCCAAGACCGCCTATCGCGGGCGGATCGCGCACGGCCTGCTGAGCGCCTCGTTCGGCTCGGCGGTGGTGGGGACCATCCTGCCCGGCGCCGGCTCGATCTACATTTCCCAGACCCTGGCCTTTCATAAGCCGGTGCGGATCGGCGACGCGGTCGTGGCGCGCATTTCGGTGGCCTCGATCGATCCGGAAAGCGCGCGCGTGGCCCTGCGCTGCGACGGCTACGTCGACGGCGAGCTTATCATGGAGGGCGAGGCCGTGGTGCGTGTGCCGCGCCGCCGCCGTCCGACCCGCGGCTGA
- the atpA gene encoding F0F1 ATP synthase subunit alpha — translation MDIRAAEISAILKSQIANFGVEADVSDVGQVLSVGDGIARIHGLDNVQAGEMVEFTKAGVKGMALNLERDNVGAVIFGADAAIAEGDEVRRLGEIVDVPVGKGLLGRVVNPLGEPIDGKGPIQFTERRRVDVKAPGIIPRKSVHEPMQTGLKAIDTLIPVGRGQRELIIGDRQVGKTAVAVDTILNQKNVNQTDDESAKLYCIYVAIGQKRSTVAQIVKTLEESGALEYTIVVASTASEPAPLQFLAPFAGTAMGEYFRDNGMHGLIVYDDLSKQAVAYRQMSLLLRRPPGREAYPGDVFYLHSRLLERSAKLNEDNGSGSLTALPIIETQANDVSAYIPTNVISITDGQIFLESDLFYQGIRPAVNVGISVSRVGSSAQIKAMKQVAGTIKGELAQYREMAAFAKFGSDLDASTQKLLARGARLTELLKQPQYSPLAVEEQVVSIYAGTRGYLDGIAVADVGRFERELLARVHGNHASLLDGIRTKKALTPELEAELKGILDAFAKTFA, via the coding sequence ATGGACATCCGCGCCGCTGAAATCTCGGCCATCCTCAAGTCGCAGATCGCCAACTTCGGCGTCGAAGCCGACGTTTCCGACGTCGGCCAGGTGCTGTCGGTCGGCGATGGCATCGCGCGCATCCACGGACTGGACAACGTCCAGGCCGGCGAGATGGTCGAATTCACCAAGGCCGGCGTGAAGGGCATGGCCCTGAACCTGGAACGCGACAACGTGGGCGCGGTGATCTTCGGCGCCGACGCCGCCATCGCCGAGGGCGACGAAGTGCGCCGCCTGGGCGAGATCGTGGACGTGCCGGTCGGCAAGGGCCTGCTGGGCCGCGTCGTCAACCCGCTGGGCGAGCCGATCGACGGCAAGGGTCCGATCCAGTTCACCGAGCGTCGCCGCGTCGACGTCAAGGCGCCGGGCATCATTCCCCGCAAGTCGGTGCACGAGCCGATGCAGACCGGCCTGAAGGCCATCGACACCCTGATCCCTGTCGGCCGTGGCCAGCGCGAGCTGATCATCGGCGACCGTCAGGTCGGCAAGACCGCCGTCGCCGTCGACACCATCCTGAACCAGAAGAACGTCAACCAGACCGACGACGAGAGCGCCAAGCTCTACTGCATCTATGTCGCCATCGGTCAGAAGCGTTCGACCGTGGCCCAGATCGTCAAGACCCTCGAGGAGTCGGGCGCGCTGGAGTACACCATCGTCGTGGCCTCGACCGCGTCGGAGCCGGCCCCGCTGCAGTTCCTGGCGCCGTTCGCCGGCACCGCCATGGGCGAGTATTTCCGCGACAACGGCATGCACGGCCTGATCGTCTATGACGACCTGTCCAAGCAGGCTGTGGCCTATCGCCAGATGTCGCTGCTGCTGCGCCGTCCGCCGGGCCGCGAAGCCTATCCGGGCGACGTCTTCTACCTGCACTCGCGCCTGCTGGAGCGTTCGGCCAAGCTAAACGAGGACAACGGCTCGGGCTCGCTGACCGCCCTGCCGATCATCGAGACCCAGGCCAACGACGTGTCGGCCTACATCCCGACCAATGTGATCTCGATCACCGACGGCCAGATCTTCCTGGAATCGGACCTGTTCTATCAGGGCATCCGCCCCGCCGTGAACGTCGGCATCTCGGTGTCGCGCGTGGGCTCCTCGGCCCAGATCAAGGCGATGAAGCAGGTGGCCGGCACCATCAAGGGCGAGCTGGCGCAGTATCGCGAGATGGCCGCCTTCGCCAAGTTCGGCTCGGACCTGGACGCCTCGACCCAGAAGCTGCTGGCGCGCGGCGCCCGCCTGACCGAGCTGCTGAAGCAGCCGCAGTACTCGCCCCTGGCGGTCGAGGAGCAGGTGGTGTCGATCTACGCCGGCACGCGCGGCTACCTGGACGGCATCGCGGTGGCCGACGTCGGCCGCTTCGAACGCGAGCTGCTGGCCCGCGTCCACGGCAATCACGCCAGCCTGCTGGACGGCATCCGCACCAAGAAGGCCCTGACGCCCGAGCTCGAAGCCGAGCTCAAGGGCATCCTGGACGCCTTCGCCAAGACCTTCGCCTGA